In one Acanthochromis polyacanthus isolate Apoly-LR-REF ecotype Palm Island chromosome 20, KAUST_Apoly_ChrSc, whole genome shotgun sequence genomic region, the following are encoded:
- the skida1 gene encoding SKI/DACH domain-containing protein 1, with translation MGDLECGFEEMQGVRLGYLLIKGKQMFALSQVFTDLLKNIPRTTVHKRMDHLKVKKHHCDLEELRKLKAINSIAFHAAKCTLISREDVEALYFSCKTERVLKSNKRKAKAACPPGDEDASSGFLRADAELWKEKVWFSLHGVPETLALHSKTARRRELTPCLTDSKLPQFYHKTQRREYRSTAKSSHKHFKNYETAKITGNRVTLSQRHSFLRSAVSRQPVVLQSAIAAQSRLSRSAGDLLHKRKRRREGGGGRDSARHSWSRSRHAHHHAPPVLLVQPKSTGGHGASFGAFHLSPDFYLDPRPHHHHHHQHHHHHHHHHHEEPSFPESCSSDTESSTYSDRAYPDSDFGSGFSTSSNSGSSEEEDEDEDDTQSESSEVSSEEEEEEEESSSQSDSSSVSSRVSVQSIRFRRARVGSLARSLSSSKTPLVLQPTFHYNNQQQQDKQHRTQGHTVATSQSGDSKQDQNCEFICSETRKDLGHLQPPKFNSAAVGESFFTESKREKTCESDPSRADPVVELVLHNRTTKAFHPPRRTPGHPTKCLPGLSAQCDHNKDAKPQKCVDKREVKATSLKLPTPLKKIKTESEEPCVTPYSDGGRTPPFSLHNVKVKVEESCDEYEYQSQAAAVKCKGDNAESSNGQYPSGAIKQGDFFHSGIKATEKSPDVAPRSPCGPQECKSSQDTPYIVEGEHKNKNCRAPVPGNKKTRVSRTQTKQNVPRVNKAASSSSSSSSSSSSSSSRPEEASTEDLPSRRKRSSNASTVASPAKMPFSLMANFPSPPSLIVGSDGDLCPAYSLNSLRGPGPPPPSHPVWRWQPGGQILPPPHAQRTRKY, from the coding sequence ATGGGGGACCTGGAGTGTGGCTTTGAGGAAATGCAAGGAGTGAGATTGGGATACCTTCTCATCAAAGGCAAGCAAATGTTTGCTTTGTCTCAAGTCTTCACCGACCTGCTGAAGAACATCCCCCGGACCACGGTGCACAAGCGCATGGACCACCTGAAGGTGAAGAAGCACCACTGCGACCTGGAGGAGCTGCGGAAGCTCAAAGCAATAAACTCTATAGCTTTCCACGCCGCTAAATGCACTCTCATATCGCGGGAGGACGTGGAGGCTCTGTATTTCTCCTGCAAGACGGAGCGGGTGTTGAAGTCCAACAAAAGGAAAGCGAAAGCAGCGTGTCCCCCCGGGGACGAGGACGCGTCCTCGGGGTTCCTCCGTGCGGACGCCGAACTGTGGAAGGAAAAAGTTTGGTTTAGTTTGCACGGTGTCCCGGAGACTCTGGCGCTTCACAGCAAAACGGCAAGGAGGAGAGAGCTGACTCCTTGCCTTACCGACTCCAAACTACCTCAATTTTATCACAAAACACAGAGACGGGAGTACCGTTCGACGGCTAAGTCCAGTcacaaacactttaaaaactatgaaacagcaaaaataacagGGAACCGCGTTACTTTGAGCCAAAGGCACTCGTTTTTGCGTAGCGCCGTGAGCCGGCAGCCGGTGGTGCTTCAGTCCGCCATAGCTGCTCAGTCCAGGCTCTCGCGCTCAGCCGGCGACCTACTTCACAAAAGGAAGAGGAGGCGCGAGGGGGGCGGCGGCAGGGACAGCGCAAGGCACTCGTGGAGCAGGAGCAGACACGCGCACCACCACGCACCGCCGGTGCTGCTCGTTCAGCCCAAATCTACCGGCGGCCACGGCGCGTCCTTCGGGGCGTTCCACCTCAGTCCGGATTTCTATCTCGACCCGCGAcctcaccatcatcaccaccaccagcatcaccatcatcaccaccaccaccaccacgaGGAGCCCAGCTTCCCGGAGAGCTGCAGCAGCGACACCGAGTCCAGCACCTACTCGGACCGTGCGTACCCAGACTCGGACTTTGGATCCGGCTTCTCCACCAGCAGCAACTCCGGGAGCTCcgaggaggaagacgaggatgAAGATGACACGCAGTCAGAGAGTTCAGAGGTCagctcagaggaggaggaggaggaagaggagagctCATCTCAGTCCGACTCCAGCTCCGTTTCCAGCCGGGTGTCGGTCCAGAGCATTCGGTTCAGACGGGCGCGGGTCGGTTCTCTGGCCAGAAGCCTCAGCAGCAGTAAAACACCTTTAGTCCTGCAGCCCACGTTTCACTACAACAACCAACAGCAGCAAGACAAGCAGCACAGGACGCAGGGCCACACTGTTGCCACTTCACAATCAGGGGACAGCAAACAGGACCAGAACTGTGAGTTCATATGCAGTGAAACTAGGAAGGACTTGGGACACTTACAGCCACCCAAATTTAACTCAGCTGCTGTGGGGGAGAGTTTTTTCACTGAGTCCAAAAGGGAAAAGACGTGTGAGTCTGATCCCAGTAGGGCAGACCCGGTGGTTGAGTTGGTCCTCCATAACCGGACCACTAAGGCCTTTCACCCGCCACGCAGGACACCGGGGCATCCCACCAAATGCCTCCCGGGACTGAGCGCACAGTGTGACCACAACAAAGACGCCAAGCCCCAAAAATGTGTCGACAAAAGGGAGGTGAAAGCCACCAGCCTGAAACTGCCCActccactgaaaaaaataaagaccgAGTCGGAGGAGCCCTGTGTGACCCCCTACTCTGACGGTGGCAGGACACCACCCTTCAGCCTCCACAATGTGAAAGTTAAAGTGGAGGAAagctgtgatgaatatgaataCCAGAGCCAGGCCGCCGCAGTCAAATGTAAAGGAGATAATGCAGAGAGCAGCAATGGTCAATATCCCAGCGGAGCCATCAAACAGGGAGACTTTTTCCACAGCGGGATTAAAGCCACAGAGAAGAGCCCTGATGTGGCCCCCAGGTCCCCCTGTGGTCCTCAGGAATGCAAGAGCAGCCAGGACACCCCGTATATCGTGGAGGGGGAACACAAGAACAAAAACTGCAGGGCTCCGGTGCCGGGTAATAAGAAAACTAGAGTTTCCAGGacgcaaacaaaacaaaacgtgccCAGGGTCAACAAGgctgcctcttcctcctcctcctcctcttcttcgtcctcctcctcttcttctcgtCCCGAGGAAGCATCCACTGAGGATTTACCGAGCAGACGCAAACGCAGCAGCAACGCGAGCACTGTAGCATCGCCTGCAAAAATGCCTTTCAGCCTGATGGCAAATTTCCCATCCCCACCGTCGCTGATTGTTGGCAGCGACGGGGATTTGTGCCCTGCTTACTCCCTGAACTCGCTGAGGGGCCCCGGGCCTCCCCCTCCGTCCCACCCCGTGTGGAGGTGGCAGCCAGGCGGCCAGATTCTCCCTCCCCCACACGCTCAGAGAACTAGGAAATActga